One genomic segment of Arthrobacter sp. zg-Y1110 includes these proteins:
- a CDS encoding MarR family winged helix-turn-helix transcriptional regulator: MTTSAAGDADSITFESAVLEVEREFSMMLAAARGTFKDAAAAVHPGLQPLGFTVLMTLYRGGECPQGSVAEALQVDKALLSRTVSQLETLGLVVRRANPADGRVQLLNLTPEGRVRYENAHSAKRALLRDRLGSWTSTELQNLTDLLKKLNERN; this comes from the coding sequence GTGACGACGTCGGCAGCCGGGGACGCTGACAGCATCACCTTCGAGTCCGCCGTCCTGGAAGTGGAACGCGAGTTTTCCATGATGCTTGCCGCCGCGCGGGGGACGTTCAAGGATGCCGCCGCGGCGGTCCATCCGGGCCTGCAGCCGCTGGGGTTCACGGTGTTGATGACCCTGTACCGCGGCGGGGAATGTCCGCAGGGGAGCGTGGCCGAGGCGCTTCAGGTGGACAAGGCCCTGCTCAGCCGGACGGTGTCCCAGCTGGAAACCCTGGGCCTGGTGGTCCGCCGGGCGAACCCTGCCGACGGGCGGGTCCAGCTGCTGAATCTGACTCCGGAAGGTCGGGTCCGCTACGAGAACGCCCACTCTGCGAAGCGGGCCCTCCTGCGGGACCGGCTCGGGAGCTGGACTTCGACCGAGCTGCAGAACCTTACCGACCTGTTGAAGAAGCTCAACGAGCGGAACTGA